In Leptolyngbya subtilissima AS-A7, the genomic window CGACGCGCTAGCTCATCTACTGCCAGATGGTTCACAACTTGTACTTGCTTAGGCATTGCACGCTTCTGATTGCAATCCCTCTAATTATGCTCCTCCATGCGGACTTGATATAAGATGCGATCGGCCAGGGGGCCAGCCATGAGCGCGGCGCCGGCACTCACGACCTGTAGTACCAGGGCATTGGCGGCAAACACCCTGCCCTGCTGCATGGGGGCAATCTGAGTCATCCAAATGGCGGTTTCGGAGCTGCCCAGCAGAGGAAAATTGAGCGACGAGCAGGACTGTGCCGGAACCCAGACTTGGGGCGCTCGCCCCAGCCCAAACACCGTCTTACTCAGCCCGGCACCAATGAATCCGGCCAGCATGCCGCCTACTCTTTGTTTTGGGCCACCCCAAACGCTAAGGATGATTGCCCCTGCCACGCCGCCAATGCCGGCTGCCGTTGCAGTGCTGGCTAGCACCTGGGCACTGCCGTTGGAGCGGGCCAAAATCATTGGCTCGTAGATGGCGCCACCTAGATCGTGGAAAAACCAAAACAGGGTGCTGATCAACAGCAAGGCCCGCAGCCTGGGCAGCTGCCAAACTTCGCGAAAGCCAAAGGTCAGCTTGGTCAACAGGGTTTCAATCTCAACCGTGGCTGGGGGCGCAGGCTGAGGAATTTGAAGGAAAAGGAGCGTGGCGATCGCCACCCCAAAACTCACCATATCAATTCCTACAATCCCCAGTAGACCCACCAGCGGATAGAGCACCCCAGCTAGGGCCGGACCAAAGATAGTCGCCCCGTAGTGGACTCCCGAATTCATGCTGTTGGCCCGCGTTAGTTGAGAGGTTGGCACCAGGCTAGAGATCGAGGTCTGATAGGCCAAACTTTGAATTTGCCCAAAGCTACCGTTCAGCATAGTGGCCAGATACAAATGCCAAATTTGCAGGTGGCTCGTTAAGTAAAGTAGGCCAATGCCAACTGTAGAGAGAACAGCAACAGCATCTCCCAATATCATCAGGTGTTTGCGATTAAAGCGATCGACGACCAGCCCCGCCACCAGGGTGATCGGGATGCGCGATAGCTGCGAAAAAAATCCCACAAGTGCTAAAGCCGTAGCCGATTTCGTCATCTCCCAGGCCCAGAGGGTCAAGGCAAACTCGGTCATGTAGCTGCCAATAGTCGAGACGAGCTGGCCCAACCAGATGATCGTAAAAGTACGCACAAACTTGTTCTCTAGCCTTAGGGTGCTTCGTCTGAATCACGAGAAGGGCGGGATTTAAGCGATAAGTTTAGTTTTAGACCCTCTGAAAATTGTTGCCGAGCAACAGAGTGAATCCCACTTTTGTAGCTTTACCCTAAATCCCTCTCCCAGAACGGGCGAGACTTTGAATCCGGCTCTCCTTCTCCTTTTTGGAAGAAGGGGTTGGGGATGAGGGTGTTTCAGCAATTTCGCCATAATCGCTGTCTTTGACTAAATTTTGCCAATGGCTAGGACAGCTTTTATCTCCTGTCAAAGCAGTGGCGTAGGGTTGGTCATAGATCCATCAAGCTGGCTGGTTGTCTTCTACCAAATACTTAAATAAGTCGTCTATTACTGCATCTGCAGCCAAGGGATTGCCGCCTCTCCAGGTCGGATAATTAACCGAGTAGACTCGATCGTTCTGAACAGCCCGCAGCTGCTGCCATAACGGATTTTGTTTGAGCTCGGTAATTGTCTGAGCCGCTTCAGAACCATCGGTGGCGACAAATAGAACATCGCCGTCAATATCCATCAGTCGTTCTTCAGACAATTTCACGATGCCGCCAGCAACCGGTACAGCTTGAGCCGGTGGTCGACGTAAGTTTGCATCAGCTAGAATGCTGCCGTTAAAAGAATTTTTTAAGTCTAGGTCAATTGTGCCGCAGCAGGTGTGGACAAAAGAGACTTCCGGGTTTTTCTGGCTATCTTCTAGGGCGGTTTTCAAAGACTGAATGCGTTGGTTGTAACGGTTCCACACCTGTTGAGCTGCATCTGTTTTTCCCAATACGTTGGCGACAAAGTCAACGTGCTGTCGCCAAGAGGGATATCCTTCCCAGTCATCGGCCACTGTAGGGGCAATTTGCGCTAGTTGGCTGTAAATGGCTTCGGTAGCATATTTAATGCCAATGATGAGATCGGGTTTTAGGGCGACTATTTTTTCAAGGTTGGGCTGTTCTTCTTTGCCCAATATTTGAATGGAGTTTAGATGTTCTGCCAGGTAAGGCGGTGGCTCGTCAAAATAGACGACGGTGGCAATTGGTTTGCCCCCCAGAGCGATCGCATCTCCCAGGCTAGGCACACTTAGGGTAATGACCCGCTGCGGCTGATTGGGCACACAGGTTTCTCCCAGAGCATGGCGAACCATGTGACAAGTTGACGACTCGGGCGCTGAACTTGCAGATGGCTGGTTTTCTGAACCAGTACAGCTCTGGATCAGGGCTACCATCAAGACTCCGCTCCAAAATAGTTGGATGCGTCGCCACCAGGATTTATCGATCATAGCGTTACGTTCTTAACCACTCATTTATCATCCTTAAAACGACCAAGAAACTGTGCCCCTGATCGTAAAAGGTGCGCCGTAGAAGACGCGCAGCGGGCTTTCTGCGGCTTCGAAATAGGTGATATTAAATAGGTTCTCGATGTTTAACCCAACCCGAAAATCCTCTCGGTTGTAAAACACCGAGGCATCGGTTCGGGTATAGCCCGGCACTTGAAATGAGTTATCTAAATCGCCTTGGCGATCGCCCACATAAAACAGCCCCAGCCCAAAGCCTAACCCCTGGAGCGATCCCGATTGCAGCTCATAGGTTGTCCACAGGCTAGCGGCATGTTCTGGCACATTATTGAGGCGATTGCCTACGGCTAAAGTAGTGTCAGCGGTAATTTGGGCATCTGTGTAGGCGTAGCCCGCCACAATATTCCATCCGGGCAAAATCTCGCCTGTAGCCGTGAGTTCAACCCCGCGACTTCTCTGCTCCCCAGTTTGCACCGAGAAGTTCGGATTAATAGGGTCTTCGGTTAACACATTAGTCCGCGTGATTTGATAGAGTGCCAAAGTGGTCGAGAACCGATTGTCGAGCCAGTCTGATTTAATCCCAACTTCGTACTGATTGCCTCGCTCAGGTTCAAAGAGACTATTGTCGAAGGCTGTGCCCACGCTCTGCAAGAACGAGCGACTGTAGCTGGTATAAAGCGCATGTTCATCACTGGGCTGATAGACCAACCCCAGACGAGGACTAAAGGCCTGATCATCCTGGAAAGCCTCAGAGCCATCGGCAAAGAGCGTCTGCTGACTGATCAGGTCAAACCGCCCCCCCAGTAAAAGTTTCAACTGGGGTAGCAGGTCGATTTGATCTTGAACATAAATCCCCACCGAATTAGTAATCAGAGGTTCTCTAGGATAGCTAGCCACGAACTGCAGTTGAGCTACTCCGTAGACCGGATTAAAAATATCAATGGGATCAAGAACAAATTCTTGACCACCGCTCGCGTAGATATCGCGATTGACATCAAAACCGAATAAGAGCTGGTGAGAAATGCTACCTGTTTGTACTCTGCCCGTCAGGCTAGTATCAAAGGAGTAGTTATCTTGAGATTGGTCGCCAGCCGTAAAAAGGCCCCGTTCTAGAGTGCGCTGATCATCGAGCAGCGCTGTGGGGAAGAGGGAATTTTGTGGCTGCTGCTGAAAGCTAGCTCGAAACGAATTTTGCAGCTGCCAATCGGGGTTGATTTGGTGATCGAGGGTATACCCTAGTCGCAGCACGTAGCGATCGTTTTTATCTAAATCATCATTGCGTTCTCCAATGAACCGATTGCGGGGCAGCTGACCATTGATGTTAGGCAAAACTGTGCCCAATGCGGGTAGCCCGCGATCGTTGGGCTGTTCAGAAATCGTATACTCGCCTTCAAAGTTGATTTGGGTGTTGGGCCCAGCTTGCCAACTGATCGTGGGCGCAATGACATAATTTCGGCGCTCAAAAAAGTCAATAAAGGTTGACGAACTAGACGCGCCTGCGGTGAGGCGATAGAGCAGGGTTTCAGACTGATTGAGTGGCCCGGTAAAGTCTATAAAACCGCCATAGGTGTCAAAATTGTCAATTGTTCCCTCCACAATATAGTGTGGGGTCGCTAACGGCTTTTTGGTCACAATGTTGACGGTACCACCAGGCGAACCCTGGCTAAACAAGGCCCCCGCCGGGCCTCTTAGAACCTCAATTCGCTCAATGTTAGGAATCGCGATGCGGGAGGTAATGTTGGTGTCATCGCGCAATCCATTGCGCAGAATATTTCTACCCGAAAACCCGCGAATGACATAGCCCTCAAAAGCTGACTGAGACGAGTTGCTGGGGGTACACCTACCACAGTCCGCAGGG contains:
- a CDS encoding MFS transporter — translated: MRTFTIIWLGQLVSTIGSYMTEFALTLWAWEMTKSATALALVGFFSQLSRIPITLVAGLVVDRFNRKHLMILGDAVAVLSTVGIGLLYLTSHLQIWHLYLATMLNGSFGQIQSLAYQTSISSLVPTSQLTRANSMNSGVHYGATIFGPALAGVLYPLVGLLGIVGIDMVSFGVAIATLLFLQIPQPAPPATVEIETLLTKLTFGFREVWQLPRLRALLLISTLFWFFHDLGGAIYEPMILARSNGSAQVLASTATAAGIGGVAGAIILSVWGGPKQRVGGMLAGFIGAGLSKTVFGLGRAPQVWVPAQSCSSLNFPLLGSSETAIWMTQIAPMQQGRVFAANALVLQVVSAGAALMAGPLADRILYQVRMEEHN
- a CDS encoding iron-siderophore ABC transporter substrate-binding protein, which translates into the protein MVRHALGETCVPNQPQRVITLSVPSLGDAIALGGKPIATVVYFDEPPPYLAEHLNSIQILGKEEQPNLEKIVALKPDLIIGIKYATEAIYSQLAQIAPTVADDWEGYPSWRQHVDFVANVLGKTDAAQQVWNRYNQRIQSLKTALEDSQKNPEVSFVHTCCGTIDLDLKNSFNGSILADANLRRPPAQAVPVAGGIVKLSEERLMDIDGDVLFVATDGSEAAQTITELKQNPLWQQLRAVQNDRVYSVNYPTWRGGNPLAADAVIDDLFKYLVEDNQPA